One Borreliella chilensis DNA window includes the following coding sequences:
- a CDS encoding ATP synthase subunit K (produces ATP from ADP in the presence of a proton gradient across the membrane; the K subunit is a nonenzymatic component which binds the dimeric form by interacting with the G and E subunits) — MDIGLIGVNSALTISAIGSALGMGAAGSAAIGAWKRCYMQGKPAPFLLIVFVSAPLTQIIYGYILMNTLSEVMMQTNPWLLLGAGLGGGFAIAVSGFAQGKAAAGACDAFSETGKGFATYLLVLGLIESVALFVMVFLMIFKFV; from the coding sequence ATGGATATAGGTTTAATAGGAGTTAATTCAGCTTTGACAATCTCAGCAATAGGTTCGGCGTTGGGTATGGGGGCAGCAGGTAGTGCTGCTATTGGAGCATGGAAGAGATGTTATATGCAAGGGAAACCAGCGCCATTTTTATTGATTGTTTTTGTTTCAGCGCCATTGACTCAGATAATATATGGATATATTTTAATGAATACTTTATCTGAGGTGATGATGCAGACAAATCCATGGTTATTGCTTGGAGCTGGTCTTGGTGGTGGGTTTGCAATTGCTGTTTCTGGGTTTGCACAGGGTAAAGCAGCAGCAGGTGCTTGTGACGCTTTTTCTGAGACTGGAAAAGGATTCGCCACATATCTTTTGGTTTTAGGATTAATAGAATCTGTTGCTCTATTTGTAATGGTGTTTTTAATGATATTTAAGTTTGTTTAA